The nucleotide window CCCGGTAGAGGGGTATCTAAAATTCTTGTACCAATTCTTTGCATGGCAGGTGTTTTTGATATACGTATGGCTGCCTTAATGCCCTCCAGCATTACTTCCACATCGTTGGGATCATCAAAATAATTGGCATCAATCATAGGCCACTGCAAGGGATTTTTAGTTCTCAACCATACACGACCCACTGATTTGGGATGAAAGGGCATTATTAATACGGTATAATGATCCTGTTGGCTTTGCATTATGGGTCTATACAAGCGATTGTAGATTTCATCTTTTATATTGGCACCAACTTTTAAAGCAGTACCATCATCTGAGGCCAAACTGCCGCTGGCAAATATAATTTCACAGTCTGGCCAGTCCTTGGGACGCTTAGATCCCGGtacatttaaaaatgtcaatGCTTCTACACCCGTTAAGGTGGACATGCGGGTATCGGGTCTGCCAGCTAAGAATCCTAATATATCGGATATACCAAAACGATTGGTAAATAAGGACTGATTAGTGGTATTGACTAGAAATGTGGGACCAAAATGAGAAGCATGTTCATACATTCTAACGCCCACGGGAAGCTCTTGCAAGATATTAATGCCTAGGCGTGATAAATTATCTTCAGGACCTACACCCGATAACATAAGTAGTTGGGGTGAGTTAAATGAACCAGCTGAGAGTATTACTTCTTTGCGAGCCTTGAAAACATAACGTTGTTTGCGATAGATAAACTCCACTCCATAGGCGGCCTTTGTCGAAGGATCTATTAAAACTTTAGTGACTCGGGAgaaagtgaatatttttaaattttggcgcCGCAACATAATGGGTTCTATAAATGCGCGATAGGCACTATGACGGCGGCCACCTCGTGTAGTGGCTTGAACATATGAAACGCCCAATTGGGATTCACCATTATAATCCGTATAGGCATGTCCAGCCTGTTGAGCACCTTTTATAAAGGCATGCACAATCTCTGTGCGATATTTCACATACTCCACACTTAATGGACCCGATTGATTGTGATAAGGTGTAAATTCCAGACCATCTAGATTGGCCATTTCAGATTTTAAAAAGTAGGGCAAAACCTCATTATAGGACCAGCCATAATTGCCCGCTTCAGCCCAGCTATCAAAGTCACGACGATTGCCACGATTATAGATCATAAAATTAATAGAACTGGTGCCTCCCAATATCTTGCCGCGTGGATGTAGACATTCATTGTTGTACATGCCGAAACAGGCACGTTTCTGTGGCACAGTTCTATAGTTCCAAATGGCATTAGTAACTTGCATATAACCACAAAGTACGGGagccaaattaaaaatattttccgtgCCACCAGCCTCTATTAAGGCCACACGCCAGTTGGGATTCTCCGACAGACGATTGGCCACTACACTGCCAGCTGTACCGCCACCCACCACTATAAAATCGTAGACATCATTGTTGCGGGGTACTAAAAAggaatttaatattattgttaGATATTTAAAGCCAGAAATGAAAATTCAGCTCAAAACCTTACTTTGAGGACGCAAAAGTTCTTGTCGGAAATTACTCAATCCCAGTTGTGTTAAATCTCCAAGAATATTTTGAAGTGCATACGAGCTGGTCTGCAGGCACAATATTATGAATATGCCAGAAGTGCTGAACGTTTGTTTTAACTGCATCGTTTATGAAGTGATCTcatttaattcaatttcaattttaatttttgggcaGCTAATCAGAGCTCAGGTGTTGAACTAAGtaaatgaaattgttaaataaattgcaattataaaaatttcagaCTTTTTAATACATGTATTAGCAAACTGGtttagtttatatataaacaaattacatattAACAATGTAGACTAAATAAGTAACTTtagaaacaaatacaaatttaaaagtcTTTTCTACTTTCTTAACAAGAATTTTTAACTGATACCAATGAACACAACTTATGtttctttcaatttaaaaaaataaacaattaaaacccGATTTTAATACTTTGCTCTTGCAACAATATTTGTAAAACTTGAAGTGAATAATgcattttgttttcaatattttaaaaaactagatgtgaacaataaattttgtttttaaatgatgGTGTGTATTTacaaattgtatgtattttaattcgatttttgatattgattcattctttttttaattgcgAGACATGTCTAcatctttttataaatttcaaagagaCGTTTTTGGAAAGTTTCGAGcacataaaacaataatttctaaACAAGTATTCATTGGAAAGAGCAACGCATTTTCTACACAATTTTCGTAACATGTATATAATTatccgaagaatttcaaaaccgcggtttcggttttaaaaaa belongs to Calliphora vicina chromosome 4, idCalVici1.1, whole genome shotgun sequence and includes:
- the LOC135957083 gene encoding glucose dehydrogenase [FAD, quinone]-like, producing MQLKQTFSTSGIFIILCLQTSSYALQNILGDLTQLGLSNFRQELLRPQIPRNNDVYDFIVVGGGTAGSVVANRLSENPNWRVALIEAGGTENIFNLAPVLCGYMQVTNAIWNYRTVPQKRACFGMYNNECLHPRGKILGGTSSINFMIYNRGNRRDFDSWAEAGNYGWSYNEVLPYFLKSEMANLDGLEFTPYHNQSGPLSVEYVKYRTEIVHAFIKGAQQAGHAYTDYNGESQLGVSYVQATTRGGRRHSAYRAFIEPIMLRRQNLKIFTFSRVTKVLIDPSTKAAYGVEFIYRKQRYVFKARKEVILSAGSFNSPQLLMLSGVGPEDNLSRLGINILQELPVGVRMYEHASHFGPTFLVNTTNQSLFTNRFGISDILGFLAGRPDTRMSTLTGVEALTFLNVPGSKRPKDWPDCEIIFASGSLASDDGTALKVGANIKDEIYNRLYRPIMQSQQDHYTVLIMPFHPKSVGRVWLRTKNPLQWPMIDANYFDDPNDVEVMLEGIKAAIRISKTPAMQRIGTRILDTPLPGCESYTFGSDDYWRCSIRTMTYTLHHQVATCRMGPATDPTAVVSPELKVHGIRKLRVVDGGIIPFPPTAHTNAPVFMIGEKAADMIRAAWGD